The nucleotide sequence AAGTCATTAATAATTAAAAACCAGACGAACAATCATACGTTCGCCTGGTTTTTTTTGTAGTTGTCATGTTTGTACCAACAAAAAAGCCAGCTTTAGAATAAGATAATCATCATAGTTTCTGAAGGTGGTATCGACTATGTACTTGATATCGTCAATGAACCGATGGTACTTTCTTATGCGATGGAACAGGTAGAGCGATTGCTTGTTTGTGCAGGAGAACAAGCGATGCGGCTGGTACAGTTAAGTGAAAAAACAAGAAACTAAAAATGCCCGGTCGTCATGAAGCAACCGGGCATTTTTGGTTTTTATTAAATATTCAATACTTTATTCAAGAAATCTTTTGTCCGTTCATTTTGCGGATTTTCAAAGATTTGTTGAGGCGTTCCGTCTTCTAAAAAGTTTCCGTCGTCAATGAACATGACACGATTGGCCACTTCTTTAGCGAAGCCCATTTCGTGCGTAACGATAACCATCGTCATACCTTGTTCTGCTAACTTTTTCATGACGTTCAAGACATCACCGACCATTTCGGGGTCGAGTGCAGATGTAGGCTCATCAAAAAGCATGATGTCAGGGTTCATCGCTAGAGCACGAGCAATAGCCACACGCTGTTTTTGTCCACCAGAAAGCATTTCAGGATACATATCTTTTTTATCTTCTAGACCAACTGTCTGCAGTAATTTGATTGCTTTTTTCTCTGCTTCTTCTCTAGATTCTTTCTTCAGGTCCATCGGTGCTAAAATGATGTTTTCCAAAATAGAAAGATGAGGGAATAGGTTAAAGTGCTGGAATACCATTCCGATATGTTGTCTCACCAAGTTGATATCTGTGCTTTTATCCATCAAGTGGGCGCCGTCAATAATAATTTCACCGTCAGAAGGTTCTTCTAAACGATTCAAGCAACGCAAAAATGTACTTTTTCCTGAACCTGAAGGGCCAATGATACAGACGACATCTCCTTCGTTGATGGATACATTGATGTCGTTTAATACTGTGTTATCGCCGTATTTTTTGACTAAATGCTCAACTAAGATTTTTTCTGCCATCTTACTTCACCTTCTTTTCTAAAACTTTTGCTAATTTTGTCAATGCTGTGATCAAAATCAAGTACATGATCGCAATGATCAAGTAAACATACGTACTTTGTGTTGTACGTGCAACAATGATCTTACCAGTTTGCAGCAATTCGACTACACCGATTGCGGAAATGATCGTTGTGTCTTTTAATGAGATAACGAACTGATTGACGAATGATGGGATCATGATGCGTATTGCTTGTGGCAAAATGATTTTTTGCATTGTCCGATTATAAGAAAGACCTAAACTTCTGGAAGCTTCCATTTGTCCGACAGGAACGGCGTTGATCCCGCCTCGAACAATCTCTGCGATATAAGCA is from Enterococcus faecium and encodes:
- a CDS encoding amino acid ABC transporter ATP-binding protein — protein: MAEKILVEHLVKKYGDNTVLNDINVSINEGDVVCIIGPSGSGKSTFLRCLNRLEEPSDGEIIIDGAHLMDKSTDINLVRQHIGMVFQHFNLFPHLSILENIILAPMDLKKESREEAEKKAIKLLQTVGLEDKKDMYPEMLSGGQKQRVAIARALAMNPDIMLFDEPTSALDPEMVGDVLNVMKKLAEQGMTMVIVTHEMGFAKEVANRVMFIDDGNFLEDGTPQQIFENPQNERTKDFLNKVLNI